The following proteins come from a genomic window of Malus domestica chromosome 02, GDT2T_hap1:
- the LOC114820694 gene encoding uncharacterized protein: MAEDICFLTKESLIIKPPKKSPLLWRMTVLVFATVFGVYICSICLKQISIQTMIRLQSIKIIEGPLHNIKLIENSYKHYPMPKTFSRAECARNPVRFFAILSMQRSGSGWFESLLNSHKNVSSNGEIFSVRNRRESISSIVQTLDKVYSLDWYSSASKNECSAATGFKWMLNQGLMEHHSEIVQYFNRRGVSAIFLFRRNLLRRLVSVLANSYDRYAKLLNGTHKSHVHSEQEADTLAKYKPTINCTNLITDLKEMEMATAKALEYFNSTRHMIVYYEDINRSKLKVVQEFLGLPRMKLTSRQVKIHNGSLSDHIKNWEDVQKTLMGTPYEEFLRSDY; encoded by the exons ATGGCTGAAGACATCTGCTTCCTCACCAAG GAAAGTTTGATCATAAAGCCTCCCAAGAAATCTCCTTTGTTATGGAGGATGACAGTCCTAGTGTTTGCGACTGTCTTCGGCGTTTATATCTGCTCAATATGTCTAAAGCAGATAAGCATCCAAACCATGATTAGACTTCAAAGCATCAAAATCATCGAAGGGCCTTTGCACAATATCAAACTAATAGAAAATTCTTATAAGCATTACCCGATGCCCAAAACTTTTAGCAG GGCCGAATGTGCACGCAATCCTGTAAGGTTCTTTGCAATCTTGTCGATGCAGAGATCGGGGAGTGGATGGTTTGAGAGCTTGTTAAATAGTCataaaaatgttagttctaatggGGAGATATTCTCGGTTAGGAATAGGAGGGAAAGTATATCTTCAATTGTACAGACTCTGGATAAAGTTTACAGTTTGGACTGGTACAGTAGTGCTTCGAAGAATGAGTGCTCTGCTGCAACTGGCTTCAAGTGGATGCTTAATCAG GGTTTAATGGAGCACCACAGTGAAATTGTACAATACTTCAATCGTAGGGGGGTCTCTGCAATATTTCTCTTTCGAAGAAATTTGTTGCGCAGATTGGTTTCAGTTCTTGCTAATTCCTATGATCGATATGCTAAGCTATTGAATGGAACCCACAAGTCACATGTACATTCAGAACaagag GCTGATACACTAGCAAAGTACAAGCCTACTATCAATTGTACAAACTTGATTACTGATCTTAAGGAAATGGAGATGGCAACTGCAAAAGCTTTGGAGTACTTTAATAGCACCAGGCACATGATTGTGTACTACGAAGATATTAATCGCAGT AAACTTAAAGTTGTTCAAGAGTTTCTCGGCCTGCCACGAATGAAATTGACCAGCCGTCAGGTAAAGATACATAACGGATCATTGTCTGACCATATCAAGAACTGGGAGGATGTGCAGAAGACGCTTATGGGAACACCTTATGAAGAATTTCTCCGTTCGGACTATTAA